The Papaver somniferum cultivar HN1 chromosome 6, ASM357369v1, whole genome shotgun sequence genome segment GTTTCGTCATTActcgaaattgatccacattcTTCCAGTTTGGTGAGACCCTTTAgggtagaggttcttaggaacATGGTGGAGGCCTTCTAGCAAGGCCATTGAGTGAACTATGTTCGGTTTGATTCCTTGCAGAGGATACGTAGGCATCCTATGGcgcaatcgacgttggaagacgAAGGTGGTTTCGCGTATTGATCGTCTAATGCATggatgcatgatccgaggtggagaattgttggagcCTGGTTTATAGGACACGGTTTTGTGTGAGAGTCCAAAACTTGTGGAACTCCAAAACCATGTGAGAAGCTTGGGTCGGTGGAGATATTTTGGGATATACCAAAATCAGCCGGTCAAGAATAttgcaactcttgattttgttTTGCTTATTCCTAAAGTTTAGGGAATTCCTAGCTAAGTTATGAAACCCTAGTCTTGTAGGCTAAGTAATGTACCtatataaatagcctagtagagaacctagaaaattacaccaaaaaattcttctttctctctagggTTTATATATTTTTCCCGAACGATAATATATAAAATCTCTTTGTTTTttcgaggattcaacctcgttaaattctcatctcttttattttttagtttgtgTTCTTTACAATATTTAGAGTACCATTGTGTAGCTGTGTGCAAATCACTTCCGCAGGATTTTTAGCGCAACATATAAATATTTCGACTTAGTTAGGAAACCATTAATCTCCTAATCTGAATGCCTTTTTTTTGTGACAACTATACTGGAAGGGTTGTTTTGAACGCACCTCCTGGACTCCTGGTGTTCCCGGTCGGGTGTACAAGTTCActaaaattcaataaattcggTTCGACGtgcttttattttttgataactcGGTTCGACTTGCACATTCCAGACTTAGGATTTTCTTCAACTACGTCAACGTCATATtataatatactccctccgtactattatataggcggaatatGACATTTTCTTTGTACCATTAGATAGGCGGAATGACAATTTCAAGATGGTTTTTATCTATTTTACCCTTATTTATGTTGTTTGGTTATCCTCACATTTAAGTTTATATTTCTAACATAGAAAATATAATAAGGGGTAAAACAGGAAAAGTCATGAATTTTTATGAAATCAAAAAGGAATTCTTAATTTAAGAGATTTGATCCCGCCGCCTATATacgtggtacggagggagtaaatGGTAATTGTCAAGACAGCTAATGGTACACTTCATTTATTGGATGATTATCTGCTAACAATATACTAGGGTGGTAGTTGTACCAAATTTATATAATCAGCCATTTTCTCTGCTAAATAACCCCAGAAGAGAGAGGAATTTTTCTCGTGATTTGAACTTTTAACGACGAGAAGAATATATATTTCTTTTTGACATAAGACGGCCTTAGTAAGACTTGAATCTTGTTTGTACCTTGAATTTTGGGTCTTAGGCTGTGGCATAGCTCGCCTAGGTGCAGCAACGGCCATGTTCCTACAAAACATGATCCAGAAACAAAACATTCCctccgtttttgaaaaacagatgCTATCATTTTTTAGGCTaaattgagaagaaaaaaaagtgataGTATCTCATTTTTAAAATCGGAGGGACATGGAAAAGAATAATGTCACGAATTGCTGTTGTATATAGGAGTGTCCGATTTAGAATGGAAGTCAACCAAGCATTATATGCATGCTTATTACTTAATAATAATACTGCTTATTATCTATGAACCTTAATCATTAGTTTATACTGATCCAATCAACATTATGTCTGTCACAGTCTCACCTGTTTCACGACATCACACCGGATTGACGGAATAGCCAGGTCAAGGCGTCAGGTTTAACAGTGTACATATGTAGTTTGAACGGCTTATCTATATCTATATATAGCTatgtattttcatttcattctcTCCATCTCTACATCTTTCTCTCTTGGTCTCTCTAGCTAGCTATATCTCTCTCTCCTAGTTGTACTTTTCAATCACTGACGATGTCTACTACTAGGGAAGGTGATGAACATAATCATGAACCGCAGGAGGCGAGGCTGCAGAGAATTGAATCAAGTAATATTGCTGGTATTGAATTGATGCTTAGCAAACTTGTCGACTCTCTTGCTCATAACCAACGACAAATGCTAGAGACTCAAGCACAAAGCCAACAGCATTTGCTAGAGTTGTTAACAACAAACTTTAATAAAGGACTAGAGGAAGTACTGAGGCAACAAAACAAGGCATTAGCAAATTCAATTGGCGAAAAGAAAGTTAAAGCTGatgaaaagaagcaaaaaactaCTGGTAAGTCATGTCTTACCTGATACAACTATACCCAGACTGCCGTTTACAGAATTATTATTATAcgtagtttgataaattttggttGCCTATTTCCTTCTCGCGTCCATGTCGAGTACAGAAACCGCTGCCGTTCCTTATATCGTGGAAGAATACGAGGATCTGTTTTACGCAGCATATTATGGTGAGTGGGAAGAcgctaaaaaatattttgaggctCATCCAGATTCAATCAAAAAAGCAATTACAAGTGAGTCAGATACAGCACTGCATGTAGCTGTGAAGTTTACAGAGTGGGAATTTGTGGAGGAGATTGTGAAATTCGTATCTCGAGATGTTcttgaaataaaggaaaaatcTGGTTTGACAGCACTTCACATGGCTGCCGCACTCGGAAATGTTGAAGCTGCTCAGTCTATGGTAAAGAAAAATCGCAAATTGATAAAACTACGCGATAATGACGGAAATATCCCACTTGAAACTGCAATTTCAAACGTCTCAGAtggacaaaataagactgttgagTATCTTTACACTGAAACTCTAAAGTACTACCCAAGTCTATTCTCCGGTCCTCAAGGTGCTAAGCTCTTGTGCTGCGCGATTGAGGCCAGTTTCTTCGGTGCGTAaaatttatttattgatggtagtTTCTACCATGAGCAGAATCTGATAAGCTAATTTCTTGTAAACATACTATTCTACTATGATAATATTATGCTAGTTTAACATATGCTGTGTTTGTAGATGTGGCGATTTCGATTGTTGAACAGTTCCCAGATTTGGCCATGGAGAAAATTGAAAAAAGGGAGATGTACGTGCTAGAGTCGATCGTCTGCAGGCCATTTTCATTTCTTAGTGGAACCAAGTTATCATGGTGGCAACGCTTCGTCTACTCTTGTTAGTTATACTGATCACCCGAGATTTACTTTCAGTTTTTACGATCCCCATGTGTTAAATTATACTTAGGTTTTATGTTCCTCATTGCTACTGCATATGCATGTCTGTGGTACAGTGATTCGTGTTGACATGCGTTCACCATATGACAAGCTCGATTCGGAAGAAGACAAGGAGAATCCTCCGGAAAACCAAGAAAGCACCATTAGAGACGAAGAGAACCTTTTGGAGAGTTCAGAGGGCCTAATGATTAGAGATGAAGATAATCATTTAGAAAATTCCCAACTCCCCATAACAGACGAAGAAAATCCTTTGGATAGTTTAGATGGCCAGATAGGAAACGAAGAGAATGAAAATGACGAGACTGAGTCCGATAAACTGTCAGTTGTCTCAtcagtcgtctcctcaattaaGTCCTCAGCTAGTAACAAAGGAATGCTGAAAAAGTTCATCTCCGGACACATCATGCCTTTCTACACAAAAGGTATTTTTTCTTAGTCTATATTATATATAATGCAAATTTTCAAGTTGAATTCAGTGTTATATGTCTGATCAGTTATCCTTCAGTGCCTCTTGTGAAACGTCTGTACAGCGAAAAGTTGATGCACAAACAAGCCGTTATTTTGGTTCAAAAGATGCTAGAACAAATTGACGAGAATACAGCCACTATCACAGAAGTTattgattttcttaacaaaacatGCGTCGTAGACACGGCTATTAAATATGGGATCACTGAGTTTATTGTAGAGTGTCTGAGTATATTTCCTTTTGCGGGGGATGAAACAATGATACAAATAGCCATTGCAGAACGAAATGAAAAGATTTTGAATCTCATATTGGAAACCAGTGAAGATCAAAAAGATGATTTGCTCTCTAAAATAGATGAAAATGGTAACAGTATTCTACATTACGTTGCCAAAATCGCACCATCTTACCAACTCAATTCAGTATCTGGTGCTGTGCTACAAATGCAACGCGAAACACAGTGGTATAAGGTAAGGATTACAGTCAATATCCACTAATATTATAGCTAGCTTCATTATTATTTACCGCTAAGTCTATCCACCTGATCTCATAAATTAACTTATCAGGGGATTGAAAGCATGGTACATCCAATCTTGAAACACACCAGAAATGTTAATGGGGATACAGCTCAATTTGTATTTATAGAGGAACACAAGAAGTTAGTAGCGACAGGAGAAAAATGGATGAAAGAGACGTCTGGATCTTGCATGGTGGTTGCGACCCTTATCGCTACTGTGGCGTTTGCAGCTGCTTTCACTGTCCCAGGAGGTAATATTAGTGATCCAGATAACCCTAGAAATGGCGTCCCGATTTTCTTGACCAAGAACACATTTGCAATGTTTGCGTTAGCAGACGCTGTAGCTCTATTCTCGTCAATCACCTCCGTTATTATGTTCTTAGCTATCATGAGCTCTCGTTATGCTGAAGAGGATTTCCTGAAGTCATTGCCACAGAAACTGATAATTGGTCTTGCAAATTTGTTCCTTTCTATGGCCAGCATACTGGTAGCTTTTGGTGCAGCATTCACCCTTGTTCTTAGACACCGATATTCATGGGCTCCAATTCCAATAGCggtttttggttttatttctGTCTTCTTATTTGCTTCTCTGGAGTTTCCTTTATTTCTTGAAATGGTACGTCTCACATATTGGCCTCGTGTCTTGAAAGCAAAGAACCGCCGGCCTATTTTTTCCGAAAAGGAGGTCCGACGAACTTTCAAGCAAAACAGCATTAAGCGAAAGGCCAAAAAAGACAATTAAAACCTCTTAAGTTCTTATGATACCACATTTGTTGACTATGGTAGTGGCTTTCAACTGGTGTTCTACTTGAATTACATTATGTTCATTTCTTTTTTCCCTTATTGTTTGGCTTGTAAGCTTTGTTTGGGAATTGGgtactttatatatatatatatatatatatatatatatatatatatatatatatatatatatatatatatatatatattttctttatccaTGGTTTTCGTTTTTTTGTTCATTTAATGTtacttttatttatatatatatagaggagggatcccctcacacttttattatcacattaTCTCACACTTTGGATATCATTATACGAATAAAAACCAAAAGGTAAGGATTTGGAGCTAATGTATTGGGGGATATGAGTCACTATTACATATCTCTACGTTCCTGCTTTGTGTTCGTACTTTCTATATAGGTTGCAAAGCTCATAGATTTTCTAGCAAGTGTTTGTGGGCTAGCCTGCTTATGCTAATACTGAACTTCACATCTTGCATTCCAGATAGTCCATGAAACTATCATGGCAGTGTTTAACCATCCTGATTGCGAACTATTTTTTTTGAGATGGCTGCATCCATGATTCAAAAGTGGCAGCTATGTCAGTGTAAGCCTATGATGAGACACTAGATCCTTCAGGAATAAGCATCCAAAAAACTCTTGAGAAGGGAATGCAAATAAGACATGCATAATGTCTTCATCATATTGGTTGCAGAGAGGACATGTATTATTTAGATACCTGCATGATCTAGAGAGTCTCACATTCATAGGCAGTATATCAACAAGACATTTCCACCAGAAGTGTTCGAATCTAGGCCACGTCTGAATCTCCCACAACTCCTTCCTTCTTCTGTATTTTAAATCTTCAATGAAACTTCCATATCTCCCAGACTAATATCATGATGTTTGTTATACACAGATTTAAGAGTGAAAATTCCATTTCTTGTAGGATTCCAGATGATCGCTTATCCTCTGCAGTTATTGATATTCTCATATGCAAAATTAAACTTGCAGTTTCTGCTTCAAAAAGATGCCGCACTAGTGGAACATTCCACTGTTTACCTTCTTGAATTAATAACTCTTGAACCCAAATATGGTCTTCACTATTCTCCGTCCCTTGTTTTGGTACTAGT includes the following:
- the LOC113288501 gene encoding uncharacterized protein LOC113288501, producing MSTTREGDEHNHEPQEARLQRIESSNIAGIELMLSKLVDSLAHNQRQMLETQAQSQQHLLELLTTNFNKGLEEVLRQQNKALANSIGEKKVKADEKKQKTTETAAVPYIVEEYEDLFYAAYYGEWEDAKKYFEAHPDSIKKAITSESDTALHVAVKFTEWEFVEEIVKFVSRDVLEIKEKSGLTALHMAAALGNVEAAQSMVKKNRKLIKLRDNDGNIPLETAISNVSDGQNKTVEYLYTETLKYYPSLFSGPQGAKLLCCAIEASFFDVAISIVEQFPDLAMEKIEKREMYVLESIVCRPFSFLSGTKLSWWQRFVYSLIRVDMRSPYDKLDSEEDKENPPENQESTIRDEENLLESSEGLMIRDEDNHLENSQLPITDEENPLDSLDGQIGNEENENDETESDKLSVVSSVVSSIKSSASNKGMLKKFISGHIMPFYTKVPLVKRLYSEKLMHKQAVILVQKMLEQIDENTATITEVIDFLNKTCVVDTAIKYGITEFIVECLSIFPFAGDETMIQIAIAERNEKILNLILETSEDQKDDLLSKIDENGNSILHYVAKIAPSYQLNSVSGAVLQMQRETQWYKGIESMVHPILKHTRNVNGDTAQFVFIEEHKKLVATGEKWMKETSGSCMVVATLIATVAFAAAFTVPGGNISDPDNPRNGVPIFLTKNTFAMFALADAVALFSSITSVIMFLAIMSSRYAEEDFLKSLPQKLIIGLANLFLSMASILVAFGAAFTLVLRHRYSWAPIPIAVFGFISVFLFASLEFPLFLEMVRLTYWPRVLKAKNRRPIFSEKEVRRTFKQNSIKRKAKKDN